In the genome of Triticum urartu cultivar G1812 chromosome 5, Tu2.1, whole genome shotgun sequence, one region contains:
- the LOC125506572 gene encoding ankyrin repeat-containing protein At2g01680-like, with protein sequence MDERLLKAATDGDSTSMKHYACRNPGILLGKTLRMNTCLHISSIHGHQRFSADVVALEESLLTAVNLDWETPLLAAVRNGHVSLASFLLGSCHQLGMGQAILKQDKYGFNALHHAIRNGHEELALELITAEPSLSRAVSECNESPMFFALTRNFTRVYEQLVQDPLSSYTGGLHDRNCLHAAVRNGNPEMAKHILRNYPGLMITEDINKVTPTRHAVLFDKIDMLRVILLHDPTKGYEINSMGDPLLAAAAYRGRINAARELLKHCPDAPYRQENGGTLLHRAVWDNQIKFVKFVLTTPLLRKLINMQDKTGKTALHYAVRKCDPELVSILLSHEDIDATVLDNIGVSAAWELKYVMESAKTLNWNEVLMLMLKADAQNATSLYNLHGKAKQQAIDAGRKDAKSLTKTYTTNISLVAILITTITFAAAFTLPGGYSSVDGSEGLPIMSQKVAFQAFLISDTLAMCSSFAVAFICVIARWEDYEFLIYYTSFTKKLMWFAYVATTTAFSTGLYTVLASRLHWLATAISVLVALLPILTKLLGEWPVLKLRFRLGKTFNSDLLDMV encoded by the exons ATGGACGAACGCCTCCTGAAAGCAGCGACTGATGGTGATTCCACGTCCATGAAGCACTATGCTTGTCGTAATCCAGGCATCCTTCTCGGAAAGACTTTGCGGATGAACACTTGCCTTCACATATCCTCCATCCATGGTCACCAGAGATTCTCCGCGGATGTGGTGGCACTGGAGGAGTCTCTCCTCACCGCTGTAAACTTAGATTGGGAGACGCCACTTCTTGCGGCGGTGAGAAATGGTCACGTCTCTTTGGCTTCTTTTTTACTCGGAAGCTGCCATCAGCTAGGAATGGGGCAAGCAATCTTAAAGCAAGACAAATATGGATTTAACGCACTACACCATGCCATTCGCAATGGCCATGAGGAGCTTGCGCTGGAGTTGATTACAGCAGAGCCTTCTCTGTCGCGAGCTGTGAGCGAATGCAACGAGTCACCCATGTTCTTCGCCTTGACAAGGAATTTTACGCGTGTGTATGAGCAGCTAGTTCAAGATCCTCTTTCTTCTTATACGGGAGGACTACACGATCGCAATTGCCTACATGCTGCAGTCAGAAATGGGAATCCAG AAATGGCAAAGCATATTCTGAGAAACTATCCTGGACTAATGATCACTGAAGACATCAATAAAGTTACTCCAACAAGACATGCTGTACTTTTTGACAAGATTGACATGTTACGAGTAATACTGTTACATGATCCAACCAAAGGATACGAAATAAACAGTATGGGTGATCCTCTCCTTGCTGCTGCCGCATATCGAGGTCGAATTAATGCTGCTCGAGAGCTTCTGAAACACTGTCCTGATGCTCCTTATCGCCAAGAAAATGGTGGGACATTGCTTCATAGAGCTGTATGGGATAACCAAATAAAGTTCGTTAAATTTGTCCTGACGACACCGCTACTTCGCAAACTCATCAACATGCAAGACAAGACTGGAAAAACCGCTCTACATTATGCAGTCCGGAAGTGTGATCCGGAACTAGTTAGTATTTTACTATCTCACGAGGATATAGATGCGACAGTGCTTGACAACATCGGTGTTTCAGCGGCTTGGGAACTGAAGTACGTCATGGAGAGTGCCAAGACTTTAAACTGG AATGAAGTCTTGATGCTTATGCTAAAAGCAGATGCCCAAAATGCCACATCTCTCTATAATCTTCACGGGAAAGCCAAGCAACAAGCAATCGATGCTGGAAGGAAGGATGCAAAGTCACTAACTAAGACATACACAACAAACATTTCACTAGTGGCCATTCTCATAACAACAATCACCTTTGCTGCTGCTTTCACCCTGCCTGGAGGATACAGCAGTGTTGATGGAAGCGAGGGACTTCCGATCATGTCTCAGAAGGTTGCATTTCAAGCATTCTTGATCTCTGACACCTTAGCAATGTGCTCCTCATTTGCCGTTGCTTTCATATGTGTCATAGCAAGGTGGGAGGATTATGAGTTCTTGATTTATTACACATCTTTCACTAAGAAGCTCATGTGGTTTGCATACGTGGCAACTACAACGGCTTTTTCAACTGGTTTATACACGGTGTTAGCGTCTCGGCTCCATTGGTTGGCCACTGCAATTTCCGTTCTGGTAGCTTTATTGCCCATTCTAACCAAGCTTCTTGGCGAATGGCCTGTTTTGAAGCTCAGATTCCGGTTGGGAAAAACTTTCAACTCCGATCTCTTGGACATGGTGTGA